A stretch of the Peromyscus eremicus unplaced genomic scaffold, PerEre_H2_v1 PerEre#2#unplaced_46, whole genome shotgun sequence genome encodes the following:
- the LOC131901201 gene encoding ankyrin repeat domain-containing protein 26-like isoform X2 yields MLSTLRKLFCFKKEPKTPLGFCDGPSRAKGYLSCFHCGTKDRYRQPYDPENQFHEAVCMGKLKVVVRLLRKNQFHVNDEDEGKRTALHFACFYGHINLVCLLLFKDCEINALDNQMSTPLMKAVQSWETEIVSVLLDHGADPNIKDCNGEAAIHHAVYVDRPDIASSLLEFGGNIEDTTKEISLKMSFYRGKILRSLNMNVNL; encoded by the exons ATGCTGTCCACCCTGAGGAAGCTCTTCTGCTTTAAGAAGGAGCCGAAAACCCCCTTGGGGTTTTGTGATGGCCCAAGCAGGGCAAAGGGATACTTGTCCTGCTTTCACTGTGGAACTAAAGACAGGTACCGCCAGCCTTATGACCCTGAAAACCAATTTCATGAGGCAGTATGCATGGGAAAGCTCAAAGTGGTGGTGCGACTCCTCAGGAAGAACCAATTTCATGTGAATGATGAGGATGAAGGGAAACG AACTGCGCTCCACTTTGCATGCTTCTATGGCCATATCAATCTGGTTTGTTTACTGTTATTTAAGGACTGTGAGATTAATGCCCTTGACAATCAAATGTCCACACCACTAATGAAG GCTGTACAaagctgggagacagagatcgtgtctgtcctacttgatcatggagcAGATCCCAATATTAAAGATTGCAATGGAGAAGCagcaatccaccatgcagtgtatgTAGACAGGCCAGATATTGCCAGCAGTCTTCTTGAATTTGGGGGAAACATTGAAGATACTACAAAg gAAATCAGCCTGAAGATGTCTTTTTATCGGGGTAagattttaaggtctttgaatATGAATGTTAACTTATAA
- the LOC131901201 gene encoding ankyrin repeat domain-containing protein 7-like isoform X1, with translation MLSTLRKLFCFKKEPKTPLGFCDGPSRAKGYLSCFHCGTKDRYRQPYDPENQFHEAVCMGKLKVVVRLLRKNQFHVNDEDEGKRTALHFACFYGHINLVCLLLFKDCEINALDNQMSTPLMKAVQSWETEIVSVLLDHGADPNIKDCNGEAAIHHAVYVDRPDIASSLLEFGGNIEDTTKDGLTPLLLALRERKHRMAAYLITHGANLHVCDKYQRKSA, from the exons ATGCTGTCCACCCTGAGGAAGCTCTTCTGCTTTAAGAAGGAGCCGAAAACCCCCTTGGGGTTTTGTGATGGCCCAAGCAGGGCAAAGGGATACTTGTCCTGCTTTCACTGTGGAACTAAAGACAGGTACCGCCAGCCTTATGACCCTGAAAACCAATTTCATGAGGCAGTATGCATGGGAAAGCTCAAAGTGGTGGTGCGACTCCTCAGGAAGAACCAATTTCATGTGAATGATGAGGATGAAGGGAAACG AACTGCGCTCCACTTTGCATGCTTCTATGGCCATATCAATCTGGTTTGTTTACTGTTATTTAAGGACTGTGAGATTAATGCCCTTGACAATCAAATGTCCACACCACTAATGAAG GCTGTACAaagctgggagacagagatcgtgtctgtcctacttgatcatggagcAGATCCCAATATTAAAGATTGCAATGGAGAAGCagcaatccaccatgcagtgtatgTAGACAGGCCAGATATTGCCAGCAGTCTTCTTGAATTTGGGGGAAACATTGAAGATACTACAAAg GATGGGTTGACCCCTCTGCTGCTAGCACTCCGAGAAAGGAAACACCGCATGGCAGCATACCTAATCACACACGGTGCGAATCTTCACGTATGTGATAAATATCAAAG gAAATCAGCCTGA